In the genome of Nocardia sp. NBC_00416, one region contains:
- a CDS encoding histone-like nucleoid-structuring protein Lsr2, giving the protein MARKIVVTVIDDVDGASDAAETVSFGVDGVSYEIDLSEANARELRAGLNKWIPFARRIGGRGRTKATAAGRQRDAKAVREWARRNGHQIPDRGRIPSTVLEAYQRAAS; this is encoded by the coding sequence GTGGCGCGCAAAATTGTTGTCACTGTGATCGACGATGTCGACGGTGCGTCGGACGCTGCGGAGACTGTTTCGTTCGGCGTTGACGGGGTGTCATACGAGATCGATCTGTCCGAGGCGAACGCCCGCGAGTTGCGCGCTGGTCTGAACAAGTGGATCCCCTTCGCGCGCAGGATCGGTGGACGGGGTCGGACGAAGGCGACCGCAGCCGGTCGGCAGAGGGACGCGAAGGCCGTGCGGGAGTGGGCTCGCCGCAATGGGCACCAGATACCCGACCGCGGCCGGATTCCCTCCACCGTGCTCGAGGCGTATCAGCGCGCTGCAAGCTAG
- a CDS encoding Lrp/AsnC family transcriptional regulator, whose product MPTPTVDSIDAKILRALNEDPRATVLALADRSGLSRNTVQARLTKLEKQGVLRSFDHRIDPATLGYPLTAFVLTKVTQRKLAPIAAALDSIAEVVEVHGLSGVTDLLVHVVARDADDLYRIAGRILDIDGVEQTNTALVMRKLVDYRVTPLLEPLADHS is encoded by the coding sequence ATGCCCACGCCCACCGTCGATTCCATCGACGCGAAAATCCTGCGCGCCCTGAACGAGGACCCCCGCGCCACCGTCCTCGCCCTGGCCGACAGATCCGGTCTCTCCCGCAATACCGTTCAGGCCCGGCTCACCAAGCTGGAGAAGCAGGGCGTCCTACGTTCCTTCGACCACCGGATCGACCCGGCCACGCTGGGTTATCCGCTGACCGCGTTCGTCCTCACCAAGGTCACCCAGCGCAAACTGGCCCCGATCGCGGCGGCCCTCGACAGCATCGCTGAGGTAGTGGAAGTGCACGGGCTCAGCGGCGTCACCGACCTTCTCGTCCATGTCGTGGCCCGCGACGCCGACGACCTGTACCGGATCGCGGGCCGAATTCTCGATATCGACGGCGTCGAACAGACCAATACCGCGCTCGTCATGCGCAAACTGGTCGATTACCGGGTGACGCCCCTGCTCGAACCACTCGCCGACCACTCCTGA